In the Besnoitia besnoiti strain Bb-Ger1 chromosome IX, whole genome shotgun sequence genome, CGTCTCTTGTGAGCAAAGGTGCTTCACGAAAGTCGTCCTCAGCCTCGGACTTCATCCACGCGCTTATCCCTCGCCAGGGCCCCCCTCCCTGCCACACATGCAAGCACGCATACGCGGGCCATTTCGATCTTTCACTGGGTACGAGGGGTGCTGCATTTGCCGTGACGGATTTTAAAACGGCATTTCACCGTTCGCCGGGACTGTAATCGGAGCGCACTGAACTTCAGCACGAATCAGATATCACGCGTGAAGTCTTCCTCGCACAACTCATCGGGGACGGTGAACTCCTCAGTGGCGGCAGACTCCGTCAATGTCCCTGGGTCTCACGCTCCAGCGGCGTTTCCTGGTCAACCCTCTGGCGAGTCCTGTGGGCTTGCACTCCACTAACTGCTCGGTCTTTGCGCGGTGTCTTCTAGATTCTCTTGCGTTTCGTTGTCTTGTGCATCTTTTGTCTTCCCCCTGTAGCTCTGGAACCTGGACGCGACAGAGTGTCGAGACTGTCTCCGCCAGCGGAAAGCCGGAGCGCGCTCTCtcccggcgtcggcgcggtcACGTTCCTCCCACGTTTCTTCAGGCCGCGGCCAACCAGGCAGGGCCCCGTGCTGTGCCTCTGTGGACATTCTGCCCCCCTTTCAGTCATTTCCAGGGCACCTCGCGACACCCTTCAAGTTATTCGTTTGCGGCGACGTCGTTGTCTCcgtcagcgccgccgaggtCTTTCTGTGGGGCTTCCAGCACCAGGAGCTTGAAGCGCTCGCCGGGCAGCTCGTCCCGCTTCAGTTCCCCCAGTTCCTGCCTCCCCTGTGCTGCCCCTCTGAGGCGCCCCCGGAAGGCGAGATCACGGCGGCGGTGTCCGGGCCTTCTCAGGCGCCCGCTTcatctccttctcgccgacTTTGGAGGAAACCTGACAGTGCGCAGGCTCGGCCGGCGCGTCCATCCAGCGCACTCGTGAATTCTGTGGAGTTCACAGCCGCTGACGGAagcgagctgcggccgcacgcTCCCGCCGACGAGACTCCACAGTCGGCCGCCGTCCGGAGCGTCTCAGCAtcctcagcagctgctcaaTCGTATTCTCAGTCCTCCCGGCGCCCCGCGGctctgccgccttctgctggcgccgctgcaagcGCTGACGCGCATCAGAAGCCCGCAAAAATCCAGTCGGAGATGCCCGGCAGCAAGCCCCTACCCCCGTCGCTTCACACCCCGCACACTGCAGAATCGGTGGCTCTAGCCCCCGGGGCGCTCGACTGCAATGTCCAACACGTCGTCGTCGAGCCGGGCGACTCCGACCGACACCTACAGCTCAGACACATTATTGGGACGACGCTTACGACCTGCCGCGGCGGATGCATCTGGAAACCGCAGCACGGTGAGTGAGGCGTTTGTGAACGACCCGGCGAAGAGGCCTTCATCACTCAGCCGTTCGCCTTCCCTTGTTTTTCGAGGCTTGAGCTGGACCTCGCAGAGGCTGGTGCACGACTCGCGGCACGTCGAACTGGAACTGAGCGCCAGGAACGCAGAGCGTCTTAAGGGGGGGGCCTTATGTCCTCCTAGGCTTGGGGACCAGAATAGGCATTCGTCAGCTGCTCTTTGGCTTTTTTGGTTCCCCGTGGAATATCTGCAAGACAACGCCTCAAACGCCTGCATCCTTCCTGCTGCATTCCGGAAAAGCTCTCGTACTCGTTTTTCTTTTGTCTgagcgtctgtctctgcgacAGCTCCGTATCCAGCAGCTGGTCCACCCCAGCGCGGTCGAGTCAGCCAATCTCTCCGTCGTATTTCTCTGTTATATGCCTGTATGCGGTAGCGTATAATATATAATTCATCGTCTGTCTTCCCTCGCTGTGTGTTTGCCCCTCGGCGCGTTCTTCCTCACTATGCCTTTGGCTCTTTGCCGTATTTCGTGTGTCTGTCGATTCTGTTTGTaggcctcctctgccgcgccgtcggAGCCTGGGTGCTGGTGGAGCGCCTCGACGTCCGGAGTCGCTACGACGCCAAGGGCAGGTGCTTTGGGCTCCTGTCTGCTCAGTCAGCAGCCTCTTCTTGTTCAGGAGCTTTTAACGACGCGCCAGACCGGctgtggcggcgccggagtGCACCGCTggcctcccgcgcggcgtcaGTGTCCGCAGGGCATCCGCGAGTCTCCTCAGGCCGAGCGAATTctgtcggcgtctcctctgcgcacgcgtcttcttcgcgccaGAGCGTCGGCGCCAGCTCAGGCCCCACTCGCAGCCTAGCCGGCGTCAGTGGAGTTGCTCCTCGCGGTTCTTCTTTCCCTCTGTTGGGCAGCGCGAATGCCTCTCGGCGTTGGGGTGGAAAGCAGGGCAGCGGTAAGGCTCGATGCAGTTTCGAtgtcgaggaggccggcgccactCGGACACGtttcggcctctgcggagaTCCCCGTCTGAACGACATCCTGACCATGGCGATAAATCAGAAGGGGACGCTCCTAGCTACGATACACGCGAGtaagcagaggaggcgacggcggcggcttgTCCGCGCTAGTCTTGTGAGTGTTTGAATCCTTCTGCGTTCTAGAGAAATGGACTGTGggcctccgcgacggcgcgttATCACTCTAGGGGGGAATGTTCGGGCACAGACGGAGAGTTTCTGGATCCCATATTTTACTGGCGACCGCTGCAGCCACGTCGGCGAAAAATGTTCGCCTGCACGCACGCGCGTGTGATTGCCACGTTTGCCACTTACCTCTGCCTTCACGGCTGTGGCTCACTGTCGCATTCGCTCGGCGTTGGAGCGCCTGGTGGCCTTGGAGTCTTCcactcctcgccgtcgcgtggCGTGGCGCCGACCTGCTGTGCCGTGACCGCCTGTGACTGTTCATGTTTAACGTCTCACCGGAACAGGCCGAGTCCCGCTCGACGTCACGCGAGACGAAGTCTCTGAGAAGGACGAActtgaagaaggcgagaggcgcgacgacaAGCTCTTAGCTGTTTGGCATCTGGGCGACTGCAAGGTGTCGCGCGTCACGACTCTTCCGCGACGGTGGTACTGCGAACCCGGAGATGACGAGGCAAATGGCGGAAAGGCGCGCTGTCCGGCGCTTGTCTTTTGTGGCAAGGACTACCTCGTTGTTGCCAGTAGGTCACGCCCGCGTGATCCATGCTCAGTGCAAAAGATAGCCCGACAGAATCTGTTTGTTGCCTAGCCATTCCCGGCCTGCTGCTTTACTCTGCGTTGGAGGGGCCCGGTTGCATATCCACGCGGATGCTCGCGCCGGCAATACAGCCGCTCGAAATGGCGGAACATGTAGGCGGTTGCCGGCCGCCAGGTTCTCGTTCCGCCAGCGTTGCGGTTTCAATCTCATCACAAGTTTGGGCACGCGTCTAGTTGCTCGCTGTGCCCAACTCGCGGGCTTCTGCCGTGGCGGTGTCACAGCCTCACCAGTCACGCTCATCGAGGCATCCCGTTGGCGGCGGCCATTCACCTCACGAACACTTGCATTTCCTCGGGCACTTTGCAAGCATCACTTCGACTTTTCCTTCCTgtcgtcttttttttcacCTGTTCGggtctcttcgctgctgccccTCTCCCCGTTCGACGTCAGGTGCGTCTAGCCGCCCACATCTCGATGTATTCCTCGTCGACGACTTCCTCAAAGTTGTCACTCGCGTTCGCCATGCCCTTTCGTCGCCTTGCTGCGGGCCGACGCCCGTTGCAGGGACCGAAGTGGAAGCGCCTGTCGTCCGGCTGCTCacgagcgcgcgggcggaCGACATCGAGGTGGTTTACGTGGCCCCGCGGTCGGCGATCTTTTGGAAGATCGCCCCTACCCACTCTCTGCACGAAGACGTCTTCGAGTgtctcggcgacgcggcggaggctgggAGAGACAGGCAGGCCCTTGAATGCCAGTCGCACGCCTGTCTCAGCAGGCCGTTCGCGCCCACAGAGGAACGTAGGAGTCAGCAGCGAAGACAGAAACTGAGCGAGCGTCAGGGCTGCACCGCCCTGTGACCCTCTGCGTCTCATGTTGGTGTCGAACTCAACTTCTCGGTTCGGATGTGTAATGCACCAGTGGGGTTGACCAGGTTCAATTGGTTGCACGAAGACAGCATCATTGCACATGAGATAGATTCATATCCTCAATAACTTCGAACGAccctcccctctctctccctgtgcTAGAAAGCTGCCCTGGCGGAGTCGTGAGCTGTGTGtacccctccccccccccccagtCTCCGATGGCAACTCATTAAGGCAAATGCGTCTGGCGTCAGATGGCTTGGGATGTCCATCCACTGCGCTTCACATGGTGCTCGAGGACGGCCCTAGGCGGCTCGCCGAGTCTTAACGGGCGACGCTTCCTATACCGTGTGCTTGCTTTCGGTCTCTTGGCCTCTTGTCCATTTAGAGCGTAGTGTGTAGGGTCAATGAGGGAGACACAAGGCTACTGCGTGCGTATGCCTCCTCTTCACGCGGCGGTCTCCCGTATGTAGCTCacctccctcccccctcttccCGTCCCCCCTTGCTGAAGGTGCGACTGCCGCTTCTCGGATTGTGTGGTATTTGTACCTCGTTGTGGTTCAGCCCTGCGCGCAGAGCATGGCGTTGCGCTTCATTTTCAGTTTGCCGACAGTCcctggcgcatgcgcgaggaTCCACACCTCTGCTACACGACGGGATGCCTGACTCGGCGGGGTTCTTCGACGCCGACGCTCCTACTGCTGGCGACGAATGCAgtaggcgaggcgcgccgctgcggttGGTAGTGCAAGTCGAGGCAGCGCAGTCAACCTACAGACCGGACCCCAAGAGAGCACACAGCCAGACGttgctttcttttctctctcacgTTCTTGGATACGCTCTGCCGGTCGTCCGCAACAGCCCACAAGCATCGCCGCGCCCCGAAAAGACATTCTGTGCTCGGGGATTCACTCTGAGCGCCCCCACGTCCCAGCGTCCCAGCGACCtcggtcgcctgcgcgcgcgggacgcagagcgacgcagagtaGACGGCCACAAGGTCAACAGTCTCGCGTAAAGCACTTGCGTGGGCTTTTTTCGTGGCACTCTATATGCCGTCGGCCGCGAAACAATGACAGGTGCGTCGACTTCCTGTTGCCTCACCCGTCTCTGGGGTGCACGCTCGGATGTAGACTGTTTGCTTCGCGCCTGCTTCAGGGGTTTGTCTATGGCGTGAACTTCGACACCAACACCCTGCTCTTCGAGCTCCAAGTTGCCACGTCTGAGCCCATTAGTAAGTGCTGCATTCTGCCTATGGCGACAGTGAGCAAgcccttcttctgcgttcgCTGCTCTACGGAAGAGTCctcgagtattcaaagcaAGCGTCGACGTACGCCGACTGGCATGTGGGACTGACCGGAGTATTCATGTCAGCTGAGTGGACTCGCCAACCGCGGCGAAGCTCCTCAGTGTGACAGGATCAGCTCAGCCTGAAGCAGCCACGCTCACTCGAGACCAGCTCCGATCTTCCCTGTCGCACTCCGCGAGTCCTCCAAGGGGCCTGCTTAAAAGTCTCCAGCACAACGTCGCAGTCAGGCCCAATCGCACGAATTTCTATCGCTGAGGTTCGAGTTTGCCTGTGGTGGCGAGGGATTGCCGTAGAGGAAGGATTACGCACCCGGCCAAGCGACTACGAGATTGTGCAGCATGCCAGAttgcctcgcgtcgcctcacTGCTTGTGTAtcgggcgcctgcctccgcatcgcgtgtcgcgccgctgccaccccgcccgcccccgcgaTGAGGGATGTGCATGTGCTGCGGAAAGGCAACGAGTGCCTCAGGCGTTTGCAGTGCTTGTCCGCGATGCCTTTGAGCAGATTGCATATCCTGCGATCGGGCACACGATCTGTTCTGCGGTCTCGGCACTTCGCTGAAAAGGTGGAGTGTCAatctcgcctcgcttctgACTTCCGGGTAAGCGGATCGCCTCTTTCTTGGCTTTGCCCTGAGCCGACAGCCAGCAACCGTTTTTTTCGGCGATGGCTTCTCGTCCTGCAGTTTGTGAAGGTCTACATGTATCAATCGATGACAGTCGAGGCGCTAATATATTTCTACTCTCGGGGTGTGCGGCGTTGAAGGATATTGTGCGGTGTGCTTGAGCGTGTTCGCCCGCATATGCAAACGAGCGTCcacctgctgccgctgccccTGCTTGCCCTCGCAAGCTCGGCGGCATCGTGAATCTTGATTCTGCCGACTGTATTCctcgccttttctctgctgcgcagcgatACTGGGGGCGGTCTCCCCCCTCGACCTTCTGGTCTGGCCTTCGTAGACTTGcgtggcgcgggcgcgagcgctgcGTTCCAGCTTGACGGAGTGGTGAAGACGATGCAGTGCGATTTACAAGCAACAGAGGTTAGTTGCGGCTAAAGCGGTgacggcctcgcgcgttcggcctctctgcctctcgagTCTCTCCCTTCTACTCTGCCCCAGTTCGCTCTTTTCCCACCGTGAAGCTCGGGTTTATCACTTGCTGTATGGCGCGCTTCCCTGGTTTCGCTGTGCTGACGCTTTTATTTTGTCGTTTCTAGATGTCCTGGGGGGTTCGAATCTGCAACTCCCACTGGAGTCTGCGTACCTCCCATGTGCCTGTGTCACTCCATCTCCTTCGGTTATGCTCGAGCTGGCTGGGAGACGGGACACGCCTTTGTGCATTCTCTGTCGATTCGTGGGCGTCTAGCCGCATTTTGCCTGGCCTTCAAGAACATATTTGACCGCGGACGGAGGACGCTTGTGACTTCACCTCCGCAGTAGGCCATCTGCGTCCGTCTCCACCCTGTTGTTTTTTGCAGGCCGTGGTTTCCACTTCTGCAAACACGATCTGGTAGGCCTGGGTtgcgtcgcggccgtctgTCCGGGAGCATTTTTCTACTACACTCCCTCGAAGGGTGGCTGGGTCTTCCTGTGTGTTTGATGATTTCCTAGGTGGTGAGAACTCTGTCCCGCATCTTAATGTTCTGGGACCCTTGCCAGATGACCGTGGCTCTTTCTGTCTGTCGAATGCTCAAGTGATGCTAATGACGGAGACGCTTCTACCGCTGCTTCTGTGCAGGCCTATTCGCTGGTTTTTCTTAAGCTTCTCGCCTTCGATTTTGCGAAAGTCGAGGGTCCCGTCGAGACCttgcctccgcaggcagTGTCTCTAGGAGGTTTTTTCGTATTCATCTTGGTGCACTCTAGGTACCTGCAATGGAAAcagaaggcgcgcgtccgcctggAGTCAGGTCACACAGGGGTCATCCGCCACATCTGCTCTCCCTACGCGGTACGGACGGACAAGCTGCGATTCAACTTCGCTGTGGTGGGCCTCGCGTTCATTTCTTGTCTTGTGAAGCTTCTACGGCCAAGGTTTCAGGCGTTTCCGGtttgcgcgtctgcaggcggaaCCTTACTGTGTAGCATTGCACCTTATCGCCAGCCCATCGTAGCgtctaaaccctaaaccctaataTTTTGCGCAAACTCGAAATCTCACAAACAAACAGAGGATCCGGGCGTGCATTTCGATCTTCACAGGCCTCACGGAGTTTGCGGCACATGTCTTAGTTCGAGACTCACTCTCTTGCGGCGCAGCCCCGGCGCCAGTCCCAGGAAAGTAGTCCACTCGGCTCTGAGAGTCacctcgcctcagcctgccGATATAAGAGCCTTCCTCTACAATGAGCAACGCAATCATGCAAACTCTTGAAAGAAACGCCGCAGCCCTGTTTCCCACTTTCACCCTTGTCTGGGCCAGATACCAGTGTAGTCTATTTTTCCTCCTATGTCGCTTTGGCCTTTCAGCTTAGGCCCCTTTGCAGTCGCCGTACTGGGCATCCCATAGGGTCTGGAAGCAACGAAGCTCACCCCAGCGTTCTTCGTTCGCTTTCCGCTGGTGAGAGTCCCACGTCATGTTCCGGTATCTTCGCGACTGCGGGAGACGACCTGACAATTCGTCTGTGGTCCTGCTGGCCGCGTCCACAGCAGATCGCGCTCTTCTGTCTCAAACAAGAATGCCGTGGCCTCGGGTTTATTCAGCCACATGTTCTTGCCGCATTATTTGACAACGGATGCCTGAGGCTCGTTGACGTCACAAGCTTCAGGATTGTTGGCAGACTCCAAGCTACAGTCGAGCAAGACCCGCCGACGAGTTTTACATGCGTCAACGGTGCGTCCGGCATCTGGGTTCCTCAGAGCCCGTGAATGCTAGTATTCACACTTCGATAGTGCTGTGGTAGCCTCCTGCCACTTACAGAAGGAGCGTGGAACGCTGACGAGACAGTCTTGCTCATTGCTACCACGCGTAAGCGCACCGAAATGGCCGCAGTAAATCTGTATGACCACTACCACATTCATGATATCAGGTTGCATTTTGCACCGGACGCAACATTTGGCAGCGTCTACTAACGGTTTGGTGACGCTACCGTGCTTTGCCAACTTTGATGCAAGGAATAGTGGGCCATGCTGGTTCGCGCCGCTCTGATTCGGTAAGGTCGGTTCTTCTGGGCTGTATTtgttttctctgtctctcagaGAACCATGCCCTGGTGGCGACACAGTCGGGAAATGTGCTATCAATACACCTTGTGACagaaagacggcgaagcgct is a window encoding:
- a CDS encoding WD domain, G-beta repeat-containing protein (encoded by transcript BESB_014170), with translation MAIPYPLSQDPYVNVLKAFPLHDEEACKRQGDVSEETTYMQIRALKARYFVIHIDITTVEGLTVRATFSNMVKEPKAVRMMGASNGAKHRRRHALWAGRDRMLVAQASTLVCVNTETGTQKCLFGHTAPIDLIEVSSNFAMAATVQNDRASTPAPQIRIWNLSDKAPFCAAVLQCPSLDELRVFRFDTHCRRMVVAGIDAQKRQQLQIWDMSRLRSERRCNLLARQVSDFDVACIRFSPFDEFCLLSCGSENIRFWRIKNSHLPGCSVVLEAAARANCYTDLDFECCRSFQSVYNSGEKLPVAARIFVSSTAGCVAQVDYVTRQLQRVYKLHTGPIWSLTVSDAFCTTASEDGFFRVWPLTFQSCFMHMRNHEAPAVGVDASEDGLQLLCASADGSVGVVNLSSQQHHPLLRTHATPIRDAAAFEFQSSVDQPTRVACHPLERILAVGFDSGALRVFDIDAKPPQVLLEARHHLHAIRGLHFVRNAGRAHRESVVEQSRSLLVTCDSAGVISVHDEQLEYQLVQRIENPGVHQPPEGLPPLVFSPDGHLMARYFDSRRLCCFAFPSLLYKAKVCLPRSASRPSACSLSATPYTAPAHLGRVDGVVRITAYGFASSGQGILVVCSSDSKMRIYDLSEADDPDRYGDTSFDDECATQPGWSPRSVASGSTRSRSCGRGSHSARVVTLSGRPATGWSDASVPSRSLTCLREIPLMSGAITVALVTYIDLEAQRALGRARACDRAEADCGGTASSDGILTKRRDALPQLALTAATDNVLKLWNLDATECRDCLRQRKAGARSLPASARSRSSHVSSGRGQPGRAPCCASVDILPPFQSFPGHLATPFKLFVCGDVVVSVSAAEVFLWGFQHQELEALAGQLVPLQFPQFLPPLCCPSEAPPEGEITAAVSGPSQAPASSPSRRLWRKPDSAQARPARPSSALVNSVEFTAADGSELRPHAPADETPQSAAVRSVSASSAAAQSYSQSSRRPAALPPSAGAAASADAHQKPAKIQSEMPGSKPLPPSLHTPHTAESVALAPGALDCNVQHVVVEPGDSDRHLQLRHIIGTTLTTCRGGCIWKPQHGLLCRAVGAWVLVERLDVRSRYDAKGRCFGLLSAQSAASSCSGAFNDAPDRLWRRRSAPLASRAASVSAGHPRVSSGRANSVGVSSAHASSSRQSVGASSGPTRSLAGVSGVAPRGSSFPLLGSANASRRWGGKQGSGKARCSFDVEEAGATRTRFGLCGDPRLNDILTMAINQKGTLLATIHASRVPLDVTRDEVSEKDELEEGERRDDKLLAVWHLGDCKVSRVTTLPRRWYCEPGDDEANGGKARCPALVFCGKDYLVVASASSRPHLDVFLVDDFLKVVTRVRHALSSPCCGPTPVAGTEVEAPVVRLLTSARADDIEVVYVAPRSAIFWKIAPTHSLHEDVFECLGDAAEAGRDRQALECQSHACLSRPFAPTEERRTLRAEHGVALHFQFADSPWRMREDPHLCYTTGCLTRRGSSTPTLLLLATNAGFVYGVNFDTNTLLFELQVATSEPINCISCDRAHDLFCGLGTSLKRWSVNLASLLTSGDTGGGLPPRPSGLAFVDLRGAGASAAFQLDGVVKTMQCDLQATEAVVSTSANTIWYLQWKQKARVRLESGHTGVIRHICSPYALRPLCSRRTGHPIGSGSNEAHPSVLRSLSAGESPTSCSGIFATAGDDLTIRLWSCWPRPQQIALFCLKQECRGLGFIQPHVLAALFDNGCLRLVDVTSFRIVGRLQATVEQDPPTSFTCVNENHALVATQSGNVLSIHLVTERRRSASPAPPPRDGAQSNQKMVKHASVSNITALLFGNVASAPPTLPCGELTELSGHSTVPPPVTHIAVCRQASTPNPRGESVITRELESVPQLTRVAVSTNRGVCAISAYGSASSLSHPAWMTDHSFVVKVPPGGSLDLPHISDGVAWVQAAFAANNMVVICRGSAVFLVEIGTRKARRRL